Proteins co-encoded in one Phalacrocorax carbo chromosome 5, bPhaCar2.1, whole genome shotgun sequence genomic window:
- the TTLL4 gene encoding tubulin monoglutamylase TTLL4, protein MTSLLLPHVLWVYMASAGPERANLGPKQEKSVRLKSGTLLAGRAQPCQAWHLIQQQAKPIWNLEKKYVSAFQDRSLMPSGIPLQQSCFLLPPSRCHAQPSDDALPSLPLAQPCLDLGGSALLCRRSCLRPKAYGLSFQSPPDTRSATGRVMSSLVMEPCLLPALAEEQSGTRVKGFAVSSGQQASSSYRPVLNNNSFLRPSSAKVPLLQSLEIKKVKTTHSFPAASWPHSKDDGDSFPGSLVNGAVKSSDLVLEKTVVPSVTHVPSSAILREDAERRAHSLKEKEPEISLTEAVQQLAGETAPCNGFACEIESSGLTNVGSLSNWNSRWGQHIIAQLTPKETIAPLNLELGSHRLNSNSSLIGTDGAIVGTKRVSVHLLASHAGSSDHNTDCRPASVLSPCSGDRVVRAEPPHLTAVSEVATQMSTIQLEEEEEQVQAVPWGKLNVTADQLLLELSHPQDEAEEELPDGLDERCSQEEDEDSNSDASSVTGMSPRGSVALVSRNCIECLAQPAEAQEKVLKPALVCSLFPNVPPTIYFSTRDERVEKLPWEQRKLLRWKMCTVTPNIVKQTVGRSHFRVSTKTNDWLGCWGHHMKSPSFRAIREHQKLNHFPGSFQIGRKDRLWRNLLKMQARCGRKEFNFFPQSFILPQDIKLLRKAWEEGASRQKWIVKPPASARGIGIQVIHKWSQLPKRRPLLVQRYLHKPYLIGGKKFDLRIYVYVTCYDPLRVYLFKDGLVRFASCKYSSSMKSLSNKFMHLTNYSVNKKNTEYKSNSDETACQGHKWALKALWSYLAQKGVNSEAIWEKIKDIVIKTIIASEPYVNSLVKMYVRRPYCCHELFGFDIMLDENLKPWILEVNISPSLHSNSPLDVSIKGQMIRDLLNLAGFVLPSTDSMASKPQARSGSSCSLSSALKEKPKPASEHFIAEKMKKAYYLTQNMPDQDFYSSVLDILTPDDVRILVETEDEYSRRGQFERVFPTHISTRYLRFFEQPRYFNILVTQWELKYYLNKHKGLELLKNWCVKGYHTGAGMDSAQMWSLPKSFFLQKSSIQSNGFSKLELVRLGTLLPSAGEDLTRCLEPSPTQSLPLNKCTGGTNQKCAGCLSGTTLVM, encoded by the exons ATGACCAGTTTGCTTTTGCCTCATGTGCTATGGGTCTACATGGCCTCTGCAGGACCAGAACGTGCTAATCTGGGCCCCAAGCAGGAGAAGAGTGTCAGGCTCAAGTCAGGCACCCTTCTGGCAGGGAGAGCTCAGCCGTGCCAGGCCTGgcacctcattcagcagcaggcaaAACCCATCTGGAATTTAGAGAAGAAGTATGTGAGTGCTTTCCAGGATCGCAGCCTGATGCCCTCAGGGATCCCTCTGCAGCAGTCCTGCTTCTTGTTACCACCATCGCGATGCCACGCACAGCCCAGTGACGACGCCCTCCCGAGCCTGCCCTtggcccagccctgcctggacCTGGGCGGGAGCGCTCTGCTCTGCCGACGCTCCTGCCTCAGACCCAAGGCATACGGGCTTTCTTTCCAAAGCCCTCCAGACACCAGGTCTGCCACAGGAAGGGTGATGTCTTCCTTggtgatggagccctgcctgctgcctgcgcTGGCAGAGGAGCAGTCTGGGACTCgggtcaaaggctttgctgttaGCTCAGGTCAGCAGGCTTCCAGCTCCTACAGACCAGTGCTCAATAACAACTCCTTCCTACGGCCAAGCAGTGCTAAAGTGCCTTtgctgcagtcactggagaTCAAGAAGGTGAAAACCACCCACAGCTTCCCCGCTGCCTCATGGCCCCACTCTAAGGATGATGGAGACAGCTTCCCTGGCAGCCTGGTCAATGGAGCAGTGAAAAGCAGTGACCTTGTGTTGGAGAAAACCGTGGTCCCCTCCGTGACCCATGTGCCCAGCAGTGCCATCCTCAGGGAGGACGCTGAGAGGAGAGCGCACAGCCTAAAAGAGAAGGAACCAGAGATCAGCCTCACGGAGGCTGTGCAGCAGCTAGCCGGAGAGACCGCCCCATGCAATGGCTTTGCATGTGAAATAGAAAGCTCTGGCCTTACGAACGTGGGCAGCCTATCCAACTGGAACAGCAGGTGGGGGCAGCACATCATAGCGCAGCTCACCCCGAAAGAAACCATCGCTCCTCTGAACTTGGAGCTGGGTAGCCATCGCCTTAACAGTAACTCGAGCCTTATAGGCACCGATGGTGCCATCGTCGGCACTAAGCGTGTCAGCGTCCATCTGTTGGCCTCGCACGCTGGCTCTTCTGACCACAACACTGACTGCCGGCCTGCAAGTGTGTTGAGCCCATGCAGCGGGGACCGGGTGGTGAGAGCAGAGCCTCCACACCTCACTGCTGTCTCTGAAGTGGCAACTCAGATGTCCACCATCCaactggaggaagaggaggaacaggTCCAGGCTGTGCCCTGGGGAAAGCTCAA TGTTACTGCTGATCAGTTGCTGCTGGAGCTGAGCCATCCCCAGGACgaagcagaggaagaacttCCTGATGGCCTGGATGAGAGGTGCAGTCAGGAAGAAGATGAGGACA GTAACTCAGATGCTTCCTCTGTCACTGGCATGTCACCCAGAGGCTCTGTGGCTCTTGTATCCAG GAATTGCATTGAGTGCTTGGCCCAGCCGGCTGAGGCTCAGGAGAAAGTGCTCAAACCAGCTCTTGTCTGCAGTTTATTCCCTAATGTGCCTCCAACCATCTACTTCAGTACTCGGGATGAGAGAG TGGAAAAgctgccttgggagcagaggaAGCTGCTGCGATGGAAAATGTGCACAGTCACGCCAAACATAGTGAAGCAAACTGTTGGCAGGTCCCACTTCAGAGTCAGCACAA aaaccaACGACTGGTTGGGTTGCTGGGGCCACCACATGAAATCCCCTAGCTTCAGAGCTATCAGGGAGCACCAAAAG CTAAACCACTTCCCTGGTTCATTTCAAATTGGGAGAAAGGACCGTCTGTGGCGCAACCTGTTGAAGATGCAGGCTCGCTGTGGGAGGAAGGAGTTTAACTTCTTTCCACAGTCCTTCATCCTGCCCCAGGACATCAAATTACTCAGGAAAGCATGGGAGGAAGGAGCTAGCCGGCAGAAATGGATTGTGAAACCA CCAGCATCAGCAAGAGGTATTGGTATCCAGGTCATCCACAAATGGAGCCAGCTCCCCAAAAGGAGGCCGCTGCTGGTACAGAG aTATCTGCACAAACCCTACCTCATTGGCGGGAAGAAGTTTGACCTGAGGATCTACGTTTACGTCACTTGCTACGATCCCCTCAGGGTATACCTGTTCAAGGATGGATTGGTTCGCTTTGCTAGCTGCAA GTACTCCTCCTCGATGAAGAGCCTCAGCAACAAATTTATGCACTTGACCAACTACAGTGTGAACAAGAAGAACACGGAGTACAAGTCCAACTCAGATGAGACTGCTTGTCAGGGACACAAATG gGCACTCAAAGCTCTCTGGAGTTACCTGGCCCAGAAGGGAGTTAATAGTGAGGCCATCTGGGAGAAGATTAAGGACATCGTTATCAAAACCATCATTGC ATCTGAGCCCTACGTGAACAGCCTGGTGAAGATGTATGTGCGGCGGCCGTATTGTTGCCATGAGCTGTTTGGGTTTGATATCATGCTGGATGAAAACCTCAAGCCCTGGATCTTAGAGGTCAACATTTCCCCAAG CCTCCACTCCAACTCCCCGCTGGATGTGAGCATCAAGGGCCAGATGATCCGGGACCTCCTCAACCTCGCCGGTTTCGTTCTGCCCAGCACGGACAGCATGGCCTCAAAGCCACAGGCAAGAAGCGGCTCTAGCTGCAG TCTGAGCAGTGCTTTGAAGGAGAAGCCCAAGCCAGCATCTGAGCATTTCATAGcagagaagatgaagaaagcCTACTACTTGACACAGAATATGCCTGACCAG gatttttattcttctgtcttGGACATCCTGACCCCAGATGATGTTCGCATCCTGGTGGAGACAGAGGACGAGTATTCCCGGCGTGGGCAGTTTGAGCGGGTGTTCCCCACCCACATCTCCACGCGGTACCTGCGCTTCTTCGAGCAGCCTCGTTACTTCAACATCCTGGTGACCCAGTGGGAGCTCAAATACTACTTGAATAAACACAAAG GGCTGGAGCTTCTGAAGAACTGGTGTGTCAAAGGGTACCACACTGGGGCAGGGATGGATTCAGCCCAGATG tggTCGTTGCCAAAGtctttctttctccagaagAGCAGCATTCAATCAAATGGCTTCAGCAAACTGGAACTGGTCAGACTGGG CACACTCCTCCCTTCAGCTGGTGAAGACCTCACGAGATGCCTGGAGCCCAGCCCTACTCAGAGCTTACCTCTCAACAAGTGCACTGGTGGAACCAACCAGAAATGTGCTGGCTGCCTCTCGGGCACCACCCTGGTGATGTGA